The window TAATCTCAAATCCAATATTTTGCGCGCGGAGATTGGTAAGTGTTCGCAGGAACAGTCCCGCACCTCCCAAAAGAAGAACAGTGAGTGTTATCTGAAAGCCAACGGCGACCTTGCGAAAGAGCTGCGTCTTCCTCGAAGCAGTGCCCGTGTTTTGCCGAAGCGTTTCGGCCAGCCTGGGACGAAGGAACTGCAACGCCGGTGCCGCGCTGAAAGCGAGAGTTACAAGGATCGAAAGCACCAGCGTAAAGCCCAGAATTCGCCCATCCACGGCCGTAGAATAAGGCGCATCCGTGATATCATCGCTTCCGGTCATCAGCCTGACTAAAGTTCGCGCGATCAGAGGCGAGAGCGCGACACCAGCGATTGCGCCACACGCTCCCAACACGCCGCCCTCAACGAGTAATTGCGAGATAATCCGAGTGCGAGCTGCGCCTAGCGCGTATCGCATCGAGATCTCACGGACACGTCCAGCGGCCCGCAGCAGGAGCAGTGTCGCAACATTGACGGCGCACATCGCCGCCAGCACGCCCACCATACCCATCAGCACAAGCAAGGGCGTCCGCAAATCGTCGCGCCCAGGCATGAAACCAGTGGAGTCGTCCACCACAGAGAGATGCGTCTGGTTGAGAAACCTGTCCTTGAAGTGCGCAGATGCTGATTGGTAGCCAGTCAGCTCTTGCGCACGCAGTGCATACCAGAGCGGAGACAAACTCGACTCTGCCTGTTGACGGGTCACACCCGGCTTCAAACGCGCAATCAGAGTCAACCAAACGGACTTGTGGTTGTTGAGATCATCGCGCGGCGCAACCCATGGCATGGCAACTTCCACCATGCTGATCGGAAGAAATACTCCAGGCTTGTTGCCCTCGAAAGCGCTGTTAAATCCGTCCGGCGCGACACCGACAATGGTGAATGGATGACCGTTGATCAGCAGCGTCTTCCCCGCAACATCCGGGGACGCATTGAAGTGAATGCGCCAATAGTCGTATCCGAGAACAACGACCGGATCGGCGTTCTTTGCGGTATCATCCGCATCCGTAAACAGCCTTCCTACGGCAGGCTTGAGATCGAGCAGGCTAAAGTAGTTGCCACTAACGACTTCTGCATCCTTGTTCTCAGCCTGATCGTGCCAGGAGACACCCACACTGGCTGCCACCCCCGCCGATATGCCCGTAAAAACCGAGTTCCGGTCGCGGAGATCCTTGTACATCGGATAAGAAAAATAGTTGTGGATGTCTCCACCGAAGCTGCTGGCTGAACCCGAAAAGCCTCCCTTCCATTCGAAGCGCACCAGTTCCTTGGGATTCTGCACAGGCAGCATACGCAGCAAGACTTGATCGAAGATCGTAAAGATCGCTGTATTCGCTCCTATGCCGAGCGCCAACGTGATGACGACCGTAGCCGCGAATCCAGGGGCGCGGATGAGCTGTCGCATTGCGTACCGAATGTCGTGAAGGAACGAGTTCATAGTCAATCTCCTGCCTATCCTTTGCGTTTGCTACTCAATGCGAAGTGCTTTCATCGGTTCGATGGAGGCCGCCCTGCGCGCCGGTATGAAGCCCGCTGTAATCGCGCAAAGAGCGAGCAAAATAGTTGCAGCAGTCAGCGCAATTGGGTCATAGGAACTTACACCGTAGAGTTGGCTCTTCATGAAGTAACCAGCCGCAAGAGCGGACGGGATGCCGAGCGCCAGCCCCATTCCGATCTGCACTAGGACGCTCCGCAACACAAGAGAAACAACGCCGGGCCGCGTAGCTCCCAGAGCCATGCGAATACCGATCTCACCAGTGCGGCGCGCAACGAAATAGGAAGTTACGCCGTAGAGTCCGACCGAGGCCAGAATCAATGCGAGAACTCCGAAGAGCGTAGTGAGACGCGCGATCAGGCGATCCTGATTGAAGTTTCCCGCAACCTGAGCATCCAGCGAACGAAGATCGATCACAGTGAGATTGGGATCGATCGCCGCAAGTGTTTTGCGAACGATCGACTCGACGTCTTCCTGTGGCCGGTCGAAGCGAAGCACGATTGAGTCGATAAACATCGACTGCACTTCGCCGCCAATCATCCCCGGCTCTTTATAGGCGGTCAACTGCTGCGTCAAAGGGCGCAGATACACTGGCCGAACCTTCTCTCGCGGGTTATTCATCTTGAAGTCCTTGAACACCCCGACAATCTCCCAACTACCCGAGTACGGCACAAAATCTATTCCGAAATGTTTGCCGACGGGGTCCTGGTTGGGATAGAAACGATTGACAAATGTCTGATTCACGATAGCGACGGGTTGCGACGACGCTGTGTCCTGCTCGGTAAACTCGCGTCCGCGCACCATCGGCACTCCAATGGTTTTGAGATATCCGGCATTCACTCGGTCCCATGTGGAACCGCAGCGTTCGCCGGGCCGCGGTGCTGGATGGCCCTGTTGAATAACACACTCGCCCCAGTTATCGCCTTCCAGCGGACTGTAAAGCGCCAAGCCCACGCCGGATATGCCCGGCAGCGCTGAAAAGCGCGACTCCATCTCGCGATACAGTGCTGGCAAGCGATCGATCGTATAGCCTGCGCCAGAGGGATCGAGGTGCAGCACGTAACGGTTGGTGGTGGCTATGCCGAAGTCCTGATGCTCAAGATTGGTGAGTGACTTCGTCATCAGCACTGCCCCAACCAGAAGTACCAGCGACAGCGCGGCCTGGAAAACCACCAGCGTCTTTTGCGGCAACGAGGATCGGTCGCTCGTGGAGCGATTCGAGCCGCGCAAAGCCTCGGCCGGCTGCGCATGGGATGATAGCCACGCAGGCGCGGTGCCGAACAGAAGACCCGTGATCAGTGAAATCAGGAATGCGAATCCGAGGACCATCGGAGATGGACTGGCCTCAATCGGCAGATTCTTCGCATCCGGAAACGCGAGCGTGAGAATCAGGTGCGAACCCGCGTAAGCGACCGCAAGTCCTGCCAGTCCACCGATGCAACTCAGCAATACGCTTTCCGTGAAGATCTGGCGGATGAGGCGGGAGCGTCCCGATCCCAGCGCCATGCGAATCGTAATCTCCGTACGCCGCGCCGTAGCTCGCGCCAACAGCAGATTGGCGATATTGGCGCAGGCAATCAGCAGAACCACCGTGGAGAGAATCATCAGCATCTTCAGGCCGGTTCCGGTCTCCTGCTGCAGGCTCTGAATCCCCCCACCGCCGGGAACAATCGTGACATGCTGTTTGGGAATCTCCGCCGAGCCGCCATTGTCGGTATACGCAGGACGAGTCGTAAGCCACTGTCGCAGCGCCGCAGACAGTTTCTGCTGCAGTGGGACAATCACCGTTCCAGGACGTACTCTGCCGATCGGGTAGAGCCAGTTCGAATCAGGATGATGCAGAATCGCGCCTGGTCCAGAAACAAGAGGCTCAGTCGACAACGGAAGCCACAGAGCCGGCGGATTGTCCGTAATCCGATCGCCAAAGAAGCCGCGTGGCGCAACGCCGATTACGCTGAACGGATGGGCCTGGATCGTGATCGTCGAGCCTACGATGGAAGGGTCGCCGGCAAATTCACTCTGCCACGCCTGATAGCTCAGCACGGCGGTAGCATTGGCTGCCGGAGTGTCGTCGCTTTCCAGAAGTGTTCGGCCCAGATATGGGCCAACGCCAAGAGTCGTGAAGTAGTTGCCGGAAACATACTCGCCGACCAGCGCTTTCGAAGTGCTGTTTCCACGACGTACGCTGTATATATTTCGTCCGGCCTGCATGGCGGCAAGTTGTTCAAACTCCGGCGCGGAGCTCTTCAAGTGCAGATATAGATCGTACGAGTAGATATCGAAGTCGCCATTATCCCCGACAAATCCACCATTGACACAGCAGTCATCGGTATCGCCGATGCGATAGAGTTGCTTGGGATCGGATACAGGAAGTGACTTGAGCAGAATTCCCTGCACCAGCGTGAAGATCGCCGCGTTGGCGCCGATGCCAAGGGCCAGCGTGATCACCGCGGTGATGGTAAACCCGGGCGATTTACGCAACTGGCGCAATGCATAGCGGAGATCCTGCAAAAGTCGATTCATGTATGCTCCTCTAGCTTGTTACTCAGTGCGCAAAGCCTGCATTGGTTCAACGGAAGCCGCGCGGCGCGCCGGTAGCCAGCTTGCCGCGATAGTTGCAATCAGAATCGCTGCGACGGCAAATACAGTAGCTTGCGTGCCATTCATGATCACGTTGGCCGAATGCACGGAAGCATCGATTCCAGCGTCGGCCAGCAGTTCGCTCACCACTGGCCTCAAGAGCCAGCTTGCTGCTCCACCGACAACTACGCCCACGGATGCAAGCATCAGGCCACGGCTTAGAAATGTCAGCAGGATGCGCGCGCGATCCGCGCCGAGCGCCATACGCACACCAATCTCGCGCGTCCTCTGCGTGACCTGATAACTCAGCAACCCAAAGAGGCCAATCACCGTCAGCACCAGCGCAAATCCGGAGAAGCCCCCAGCCAGCAGCGAGAAAAAGCGCGGTTCCTGAACAGTGTCGTCAATCACCGCCTGCATCGTAGTCAACTTCGCTACGGGAATTTCCGGATCGGCTCGTGTCACTGCCTGCTGCGCGAGCTGCGCCAGATTCACGCGGGCAGCAGTGCGCACAGCAAAGGTCGTAGGAAACCATCCATTGAGTACGCCGGTGAACTCGTCGGTAAGCTGGACCATGGGCGCATATACCATGACGCCCTGCGCCTCCACCAGAGAACGACTGCGCACATCGGCCACCACTCCAACGATGCGCCAATTCTTTTCTTTGCCAATACGAATGTACTGGCCAATCGGCGAGCGTCCCGGCCACCACTTTTTAGCGGTCATCTCGCCGACTACAACTACGAGATCTCCATCGGCGCGGTCGCTATCCGCAATATCGCGTCCAGCGAGCAATGAAACGCCCATCGTCTCGAAATAATGCGGAGTTACTGCGCGAAATTCAATAGTCTGGCCCAATTCAGGATGGCCCGCGGGAAATCCGCTTGTATTAAGGCCGCGATCCAGAGGCAGTCCGTTCACAGCGGCAACTCGGTCCACGCCAGGCCTATGGCTCAGTTGATCGAGCACGGAGGCCACAAACTGCGTCGTCTTGCGCGTACTGGCATAGCGTTCCCCACGCAGCGTTACCTGAAAGACCGTCAGTTGTTTGGGCTCGACGCCCGAAGGCAATGAACGCAGGTTGGCGAATGTTCCAAGCAGTACGGAAGCCATCGAAACCAGAACCATTGCAAGCGCGACCTGCGCCACCATCAAGCCGCGTGAGAGGCGCGCATGAGAGACAGTCTCGCCAATCGACATTCCGCCAAGGCGCATCTCGCGGCTCCGGCCACGCAGCAGGATCCATGCGGGAAGTATCGAAAAGAAGGTCGTCGAAGCGAGCGCCACAAGCATCACCACTGCTGAAGTCAGCCACTGGCTTGGCTCTCCATGCAACGCAGGAATGGCAAGCGGCGCGGCATGGAGCAGCACATAAGTGGCGGCGTGAGTCACGAACAGCGCTAGCACTCCTCCGCCGATTGCCAGCAGAATTCCCTCGCAGGCCAGCAGACGCAACAATTGCGCCTGCGTTGCGCCCAGCGCCGCACGCAGCGCAATCTCGCGCGAGCGGCGCAGCGAGCGAGCGATCATCAGACCGGCCAGATTGAGGCACGCCAACAGCAATACGGCTGCTACAGCGCCCATCAGCGTAAGCAGGCTTCGGCGCACTTCGCTCACGACAACATCCTGTAGCTTCCACGCGCGAAGCTCATGCAACTCGTTACCGCGATCCAGCCACTTCCTATAGCCGGGATATCGCTGGTAGAAGGGTTGCTGCAACGCATTCAACTGCTGCTGCACCTGGTCAAGCGTCACACTGTTGCGTAGCCGCGCGATCATCATGTAGTTGTCGCCTTCATATCCCGGCTCTTTCGAACTCAGCTGCAACGGCTGCCAGAGATCAGGCGACCCCGTGATGCCCAGTGCGGATTCGCTGCTGGCAACAAAACGAGCGGGCGTCACGCCAATGACTGCAAAGCTCTCCTGATTCAAACGAATCGTCCGTCCAACAACAGATGGATCGCCATTGAAGACTCTTATCCAAAGGCTGTAACTCAACACAGCGGCCTTCGCGCCGCCAGACCGATCCTCCTCGGACGAAAAGCCTCGCCCGATGGCGGGTGTTATGCCAAGCGTGCGGAAGTAGCCTTCGGACACGCGCAGAGCATTGACCTGAACCGCACGGCCACCATTGACAGAGAGGTTGGCCGCATACATGCTATCGTCCATCACCGTCGAAGAGGAGAATGCCCCACTGTTTTCGCGCACGAAATCCGCCGCACTGCCGGCCTGCTCGGCGTTCGGCTTCTCATGCGGAAAGGTCCACGCCACGCCCACAAGCCTGTCCTGATCGGGATACGGCAACGGCTCCAGCAACACCATCTGCACCACGCTGTAAACCGCCGCTGTAACGCCGATGCCCAGCGCAAGCGTGAGCAGCGCAGTGAGCGTAAAGCCCGGCGCCTTGATCAACTGGCGCAGCGCGTAGCGAAGATCCTGAAGAAATCCCGTCATGTAAGTTATCTCCCCTTCTCCGTTTCTATGAATTGCTCGCCAGTTTCATTCGCCTTGTTCACTCACCACGAAGCGCCAGCATCGGTTCCACCGAAGCCGCGCGCCGCGCCGGGATCCAACTGGCGAGCAGCGCCGCGCCAAAGAGCACCGCAGCCACGAGTCCGACTGCAGTGAAGTCAATAGAGCCTACCCCATATAGCGTGCTGTGCATGGCCTTGCCGACGAAGTAGGCGCCGATAAGACCGAGTCCAAGGCCAATCAATGCCAGCACGGTGCCTTCTCGCAGGATCAGACCAACTACGTTGCCGCGGCTTGCGCCAAGCGCCATCCGCAGCCCTATCTCGTGCTCGCGCTGCGCCACCGTAAACGCCATGACGCCGTAAATTCCGACTGCGGCCAGAACCAGCGCAACGCAGGCAAAGCTGCCATACAGGACCATAGTGAATCGGTCGCCAGCCAGCGTCCGGCTCTTCACCTCTTCCATCGTGTGCATCTCAGCCAATGCGATCTCCGGATCGACAGAATGCACAGCATCCTCCAGGCTTCTGGTCATCAGGAGAGGATCGCCCGCTGTGAGTACACCAAACGTGGCAGCATCCCAGGGAATCTGCCAGAAAGGGATCTCGATTTCGGGGCGTCCGTCGCGCAAACCACCACCTTTTACATCGTGAAAAACTCCCACGATCTGCCATGGAACCGCCGCTCCCAGCTTTGTCACGCCAGGAATCAACTCTTCCACCATCAGTCGCTGCTGAAGCGGATCCTTATCCGGGAAGTACTTCTTGACAAAACTCTCGCTGACCATCGCCACGCGCACACTGCCCGCGATATCGTGATCGGTAAAGCTGCGACCGCGAATCACCTGAATCCCAAAAGTCTTGAAGTAGTCAGGAGTGACCATACCGAAGGCCGCGCCGGGCCGTTGCGATGGATCGGCAATATCCGGTGCGCCCGCAATGGTGAACGGCATCCCGAATCCCGCGCCTTCAAGTGGCAAGCCGGTTGAAACAGAAGCATCCAGAACACCCGGAACGGCCATGATCCGACTCAGCATCTGGCGATAGTAAGCAGTGATCCGCACGGGATCTTTGGATCGCGCTTCGGGAACCGGCAAAAAGAATGTCTGAATGTGAACCGTGCTTACGCCAAGGTCAACCTGGGTAAGATTCCAGAAGCTGTGAATGGCAAGTCCCGCTCCTGTAAGCAGCGCCAATGCAAGCGCTATTTCGCCGACTACGAGTATCCGGCGCACTCCGCGACGGCCTGCACTGGTTCCCGTTCGTCCGCCTTCTTTCAGCGCTTCGCCAGGATCGACGCGGGTCGCATGCCACGCCGGACCGCAGCCAAAGAGCAAGCCAGCCAGCGTGGAAACGCCAAACGAAAACAGCAGAATCGGAACATTCAAAGTCAGGTCCGCCTCCGAAGGAAGCGTGCCCTGCGGCATGATCGCCACGAGTCCGCGTAACGCAAGCCACCCCACGCCTACGCCGAGCACACCACCGATCAATGCCAGCAGGAGATTCTCCGTGAGAAACTGAGCAAAGATAGCGCCGCTCTTTGCTCCCAAAGCAATGCGCACCGCAACTTCCTTCTGTCGCGTGGTGCCTTTGGCGAGCAGGAGATTTGCCACGTTAACACAGGCAATCAACAGCACAAAGCCAACCGCACCCAATAGGAACCAAAGCATCTGAATGCGTTCCTTGGGTAGAAAATCATTCTTCAATGGCTCGACAAACGAGCCCCAGCCCTGATTGCTCTTGGGATATGCCTTCGCTATGTTTGCCGTAACCGCGTCCATATTGGCCTGCGCCTGTTTGATCGTGACGCCCGGCTTCAAGCGGCCCATCACCAGCAGCCAGTGAAAATCATGATTCAACTGCTCCGGCTTAAAGACCAGAGGTACAACAAGGCTCGCGTTCAGGCGATCCGGCTGACCGGCCGCCATCACACCCACGACCGCATACGGCTCGCCATCGATCTTCATCTGCTTGCCTATGATGTTCGGATCGGAGCCGAGTTTCTTCCAAAGCTTGTTGACCAATACGACGACGTGCTCGTTGCCCAGCTTGCCTTCATCGGGCAGAAGGTCCCGGCCATACAGAAAATTAACGCCCATCATCTTGTAGAACCCGGGCGTAGTCTTCTGGCCCTCGACATATTCGGGCTGATCTTTCGTAGCCAGGTTGAAGCTACCGCCGGTAAAGGCATTCAAAGACTGAAAGGCAGTGCTCTGATTGGCCCAGTCGGTATAGTCACCCGCCGAAACACCGTTATGAAATGTTTGAATTTTGGACCAAACCATCACCAGTTGATCCGGCTCGGGATAGGGCATGGGCGCAATAATTGTGGCATAGACCGTGGTGAAGATAGCCGTGTTGGCTCCGATGCCCAGCGCCAGTGTAATCACAGCGGTGATCGTGAAGCCCTTCGATTTCAGCAATTGGCGCACGGCATAGCGAATATTCTGCCACAGACTTGTCATATGCATCGGCTCCCTTCCACGTGCACGAATTTCCTATTCGCTTCTCAGGGCCACGATCGGTTCAATCGAAGCAGCATGGCGTGCTGGCATCCAGGCGGCAAGGAACGATGCGGCAGCCAGAACCGCCGTGACCGTTCCAAACGTCAGACCGTCGTGCACTTGCACTCCGTACACGTAGCTGCGCGCCAATGACACGGCAAACCAGGCCATCACCATTCCGCAAACAAGGCCTGCGCCAACCAGCAGCAACGCACGGCGTAGAACGAGCTTAAGAATATTCGCCTTCTGCGCTCCAAGCGCAAGGCGAACTCCAATCTCTCGTGTTCGCTGCGCAACTGCAAACGCGAGCAACCCGTAAAGCCCGACCGAAGCGATCAGCAACGCCAGTCCTGCAAAGCCTTCCAGCAGATAACTGGTCAACGTCTGGCTTCCAAACGAGTCTTCCACCGCTTCATGAATAGTCTTCACATCAGTCGTTGTCGCGTCGGGAGCAACTTCATGCAGCGCCTTATCAAACCGCGCTCGCAAAACCTCCGCGGGAACACGAGCGCGAATCGCCACCTGCATGAATGCCGTCGCGAGATTGTATAGAGGCGCTCCGGGAGTCATCTGAGCAAGGCAAAAATACATCTCGGGAGTCGTGGCCTTCGTAACATTACGTTGCTTCACATCGCCGATGACACCGACAATATGCGCATCTCCAAAGCGCCCCTTGCTGATCGAGACGGAATGCCCGATAGCGTCCTGCCCACTCATGTATCGATTCACAAAAGCTTGATTCACAACTACAACGACGGGCGATGTCGCAGTGTCATCCTCAGAAAAGAACCTACCCCTCAACATCGGAATTCCCAACGCTTCCGTCACTCCCGCCGATGCCAGTCGACCATCCGCACGCGGCATCTGCGATTGAGGGACCTCCTTATGATCGAGGGTCGCCCCAAGGCTAATCATGAATTCGCCGCGCATTGGAAGTACAGAGCTCAACGCCGCGACTTGCACTCCGGGAATTGCGCGCAGCTTGTTTAGCAATGGAATATAGGACGTTTGGACGATATTGATGCTGCCTTCGGTATCCTT is drawn from Acidicapsa acidisoli and contains these coding sequences:
- a CDS encoding ABC transporter permease, with protein sequence MTGFLQDLRYALRQLIKAPGFTLTALLTLALGIGVTAAVYSVVQMVLLEPLPYPDQDRLVGVAWTFPHEKPNAEQAGSAADFVRENSGAFSSSTVMDDSMYAANLSVNGGRAVQVNALRVSEGYFRTLGITPAIGRGFSSEEDRSGGAKAAVLSYSLWIRVFNGDPSVVGRTIRLNQESFAVIGVTPARFVASSESALGITGSPDLWQPLQLSSKEPGYEGDNYMMIARLRNSVTLDQVQQQLNALQQPFYQRYPGYRKWLDRGNELHELRAWKLQDVVVSEVRRSLLTLMGAVAAVLLLACLNLAGLMIARSLRRSREIALRAALGATQAQLLRLLACEGILLAIGGGVLALFVTHAATYVLLHAAPLAIPALHGEPSQWLTSAVVMLVALASTTFFSILPAWILLRGRSREMRLGGMSIGETVSHARLSRGLMVAQVALAMVLVSMASVLLGTFANLRSLPSGVEPKQLTVFQVTLRGERYASTRKTTQFVASVLDQLSHRPGVDRVAAVNGLPLDRGLNTSGFPAGHPELGQTIEFRAVTPHYFETMGVSLLAGRDIADSDRADGDLVVVVGEMTAKKWWPGRSPIGQYIRIGKEKNWRIVGVVADVRSRSLVEAQGVMVYAPMVQLTDEFTGVLNGWFPTTFAVRTAARVNLAQLAQQAVTRADPEIPVAKLTTMQAVIDDTVQEPRFFSLLAGGFSGFALVLTVIGLFGLLSYQVTQRTREIGVRMALGADRARILLTFLSRGLMLASVGVVVGGAASWLLRPVVSELLADAGIDASVHSANVIMNGTQATVFAVAAILIATIAASWLPARRAASVEPMQALRTE
- a CDS encoding ABC transporter permease — protein: MTSLWQNIRYAVRQLLKSKGFTITAVITLALGIGANTAIFTTVYATIIAPMPYPEPDQLVMVWSKIQTFHNGVSAGDYTDWANQSTAFQSLNAFTGGSFNLATKDQPEYVEGQKTTPGFYKMMGVNFLYGRDLLPDEGKLGNEHVVVLVNKLWKKLGSDPNIIGKQMKIDGEPYAVVGVMAAGQPDRLNASLVVPLVFKPEQLNHDFHWLLVMGRLKPGVTIKQAQANMDAVTANIAKAYPKSNQGWGSFVEPLKNDFLPKERIQMLWFLLGAVGFVLLIACVNVANLLLAKGTTRQKEVAVRIALGAKSGAIFAQFLTENLLLALIGGVLGVGVGWLALRGLVAIMPQGTLPSEADLTLNVPILLFSFGVSTLAGLLFGCGPAWHATRVDPGEALKEGGRTGTSAGRRGVRRILVVGEIALALALLTGAGLAIHSFWNLTQVDLGVSTVHIQTFFLPVPEARSKDPVRITAYYRQMLSRIMAVPGVLDASVSTGLPLEGAGFGMPFTIAGAPDIADPSQRPGAAFGMVTPDYFKTFGIQVIRGRSFTDHDIAGSVRVAMVSESFVKKYFPDKDPLQQRLMVEELIPGVTKLGAAVPWQIVGVFHDVKGGGLRDGRPEIEIPFWQIPWDAATFGVLTAGDPLLMTRSLEDAVHSVDPEIALAEMHTMEEVKSRTLAGDRFTMVLYGSFACVALVLAAVGIYGVMAFTVAQREHEIGLRMALGASRGNVVGLILREGTVLALIGLGLGLIGAYFVGKAMHSTLYGVGSIDFTAVGLVAAVLFGAALLASWIPARRAASVEPMLALRGE
- a CDS encoding ABC transporter permease, with product MNSFLHDIRYAMRQLIRAPGFAATVVITLALGIGANTAIFTIFDQVLLRMLPVQNPKELVRFEWKGGFSGSASSFGGDIHNYFSYPMYKDLRDRNSVFTGISAGVAASVGVSWHDQAENKDAEVVSGNYFSLLDLKPAVGRLFTDADDTAKNADPVVVLGYDYWRIHFNASPDVAGKTLLINGHPFTIVGVAPDGFNSAFEGNKPGVFLPISMVEVAMPWVAPRDDLNNHKSVWLTLIARLKPGVTRQQAESSLSPLWYALRAQELTGYQSASAHFKDRFLNQTHLSVVDDSTGFMPGRDDLRTPLLVLMGMVGVLAAMCAVNVATLLLLRAAGRVREISMRYALGAARTRIISQLLVEGGVLGACGAIAGVALSPLIARTLVRLMTGSDDITDAPYSTAVDGRILGFTLVLSILVTLAFSAAPALQFLRPRLAETLRQNTGTASRKTQLFRKVAVGFQITLTVLLLGGAGLFLRTLTNLRAQNIGFEITHLINFGLDPSIAGYGEDRVVQVETSALDALREVPGVQHVAGTSDPEISGDSTGSNFTVQGHVAPEEEDMNFESPRITPDYFATLQQPLLAGREFSTADVKGSTKVAVVNLTFAKRFYGSPQNAMGRLLGEGQGNKTKLEITIVGVVGDIKHQNLRDAPRGTVYQPYLQQDHPGGLRIYAFTAQRPELIESAIRNRIHGLDPKLVVDGMRTMQEQVDRSVSDQRALALLAASFSALALLMTSVGLYGVLAFATAQRTREIGVRMALGAQRSNVIVLVLREMALTAIIGVAVALPAAFGLSRLVVSQLYGVQPGDPLTLLACILICALMLILAAAIPARRAASVDPMEALRSE
- a CDS encoding ABC transporter permease gives rise to the protein MNRLLQDLRYALRQLRKSPGFTITAVITLALGIGANAAIFTLVQGILLKSLPVSDPKQLYRIGDTDDCCVNGGFVGDNGDFDIYSYDLYLHLKSSAPEFEQLAAMQAGRNIYSVRRGNSTSKALVGEYVSGNYFTTLGVGPYLGRTLLESDDTPAANATAVLSYQAWQSEFAGDPSIVGSTITIQAHPFSVIGVAPRGFFGDRITDNPPALWLPLSTEPLVSGPGAILHHPDSNWLYPIGRVRPGTVIVPLQQKLSAALRQWLTTRPAYTDNGGSAEIPKQHVTIVPGGGGIQSLQQETGTGLKMLMILSTVVLLIACANIANLLLARATARRTEITIRMALGSGRSRLIRQIFTESVLLSCIGGLAGLAVAYAGSHLILTLAFPDAKNLPIEASPSPMVLGFAFLISLITGLLFGTAPAWLSSHAQPAEALRGSNRSTSDRSSLPQKTLVVFQAALSLVLLVGAVLMTKSLTNLEHQDFGIATTNRYVLHLDPSGAGYTIDRLPALYREMESRFSALPGISGVGLALYSPLEGDNWGECVIQQGHPAPRPGERCGSTWDRVNAGYLKTIGVPMVRGREFTEQDTASSQPVAIVNQTFVNRFYPNQDPVGKHFGIDFVPYSGSWEIVGVFKDFKMNNPREKVRPVYLRPLTQQLTAYKEPGMIGGEVQSMFIDSIVLRFDRPQEDVESIVRKTLAAIDPNLTVIDLRSLDAQVAGNFNQDRLIARLTTLFGVLALILASVGLYGVTSYFVARRTGEIGIRMALGATRPGVVSLVLRSVLVQIGMGLALGIPSALAAGYFMKSQLYGVSSYDPIALTAATILLALCAITAGFIPARRAASIEPMKALRIE